One stretch of Clavibacter californiensis DNA includes these proteins:
- a CDS encoding sugar phosphate isomerase/epimerase family protein, translating into MPENPATHPAPAFTAADWPIATCLHSFATVGRDGTALHDADAAVWDRMFADIAREGFSLAELADSHVRPADLEPSRRDELVSIARDHGVGIPSVHLQRQSVIMPGHEERNLAYAHRTIDAIAEMGMEVFSTGLHQPFSEAQRKALWFWTAEGPKDPDDPEVWDAAVTRLRELGRHAAQLGLRMALEMYEDTYLGTADSAVRLVEEIGLDNVGLNPDVANLIRLHRPVESWRELYAKTLPYANYWHVKNYMRDEAADGSWASSVPTTMKAGLIDYRQVIRDAVELGFDGIILTEQYGGDSLGVCAENRDYIRTLLPQTRDE; encoded by the coding sequence ATGCCGGAGAACCCCGCGACCCACCCCGCCCCCGCGTTCACCGCCGCGGACTGGCCCATCGCCACCTGCCTCCACTCGTTCGCGACGGTCGGCCGCGACGGCACCGCCCTCCACGACGCGGACGCCGCCGTCTGGGATCGCATGTTCGCCGACATCGCCCGCGAGGGCTTCAGCCTCGCCGAGCTCGCCGACAGCCATGTCCGCCCCGCCGACCTCGAGCCTTCCCGCCGCGACGAGCTCGTCTCCATCGCGCGGGACCACGGCGTCGGCATCCCCTCGGTGCACCTGCAGCGGCAGAGCGTGATCATGCCCGGGCACGAGGAGCGCAACCTCGCCTACGCGCACCGCACCATCGACGCGATCGCCGAGATGGGCATGGAGGTCTTCTCGACCGGCCTGCACCAGCCGTTCAGCGAGGCGCAGCGGAAGGCGCTGTGGTTCTGGACCGCCGAGGGCCCGAAGGACCCCGACGATCCCGAGGTGTGGGACGCCGCCGTCACGCGCCTCCGCGAGCTCGGCCGGCACGCCGCCCAGCTCGGCCTGCGCATGGCGCTCGAGATGTACGAGGACACCTACCTCGGCACGGCCGACAGCGCCGTGCGGCTCGTGGAGGAGATCGGCCTCGACAACGTGGGCCTCAACCCCGACGTCGCGAACCTCATCCGCCTGCACCGCCCGGTCGAGAGCTGGCGCGAGCTGTACGCGAAGACGCTGCCGTACGCCAACTACTGGCACGTGAAGAACTACATGCGCGACGAGGCGGCCGACGGCAGCTGGGCGTCCAGCGTGCCCACGACCATGAAGGCCGGCCTCATCGACTACCGGCAGGTGATCCGCGACGCGGTCGAGCTCGGCTTCGACGGGATCATCCTCACCGAGCAGTACGGCGGCGACAGCCTCGGCGTCTGCGCGGAGAACCGCGACTACATCCGCACGCTGCTGCCGCAGACGCGCGACGAATAG